A part of Hydrogenobacter sp. T-8 genomic DNA contains:
- a CDS encoding UbiX family flavin prenyltransferase, which translates to MSNSNKIVVCITGASGAIYGYRLLQVLSSMDFEIDLIVSSSGWVVLKQELDLTKPEILREFPKVRLIPEKDIANPVASGSRLIFYRGVVVAPCSMSTLSHVASGTNQNLIHRVCEVALKERVPLLLLVREAPYSLVHLRNMLEVSRAGAIVMPASPGFYHRPKSLQELVDFVVGKVLDSLRIEHNLYRRWRE; encoded by the coding sequence ATGTCAAATTCAAACAAGATAGTAGTATGCATCACGGGAGCAAGCGGTGCCATATACGGCTATAGGCTCTTACAGGTTCTAAGTTCAATGGACTTTGAGATAGACCTCATAGTTTCCTCTTCTGGCTGGGTGGTTTTAAAGCAAGAGCTTGACCTAACAAAGCCAGAGATACTCAGAGAGTTTCCAAAGGTAAGGCTCATTCCAGAAAAGGACATAGCCAACCCAGTAGCCAGTGGCTCAAGGCTTATCTTTTATAGGGGTGTGGTGGTAGCACCCTGCTCCATGAGCACCCTCTCTCATGTAGCTTCTGGGACTAACCAAAACCTTATCCACAGAGTATGCGAAGTAGCCCTAAAGGAAAGGGTTCCTCTCCTTCTGTTGGTAAGAGAAGCACCCTACTCTTTAGTTCATCTCAGAAACATGCTGGAGGTATCGCGAGCAGGTGCAATAGTCATGCCCGCAAGCCCAGGCTTTTATCACAGACCCAAAAGCCTGCAAGAGCTTGTAGACTTTGTAGTGGGTAAAGTGCTTGATAGTTTGAGAATAGAGCATAACCTATACAGAAGGTGGAGGGAATAA
- the accC gene encoding acetyl-CoA carboxylase biotin carboxylase subunit, whose protein sequence is MQSLLIANRGEIAVRVIRTAKEMGIRTIAIYSEADANSMHVKLADRSICIGPPEPSKSYLDTPRIMSALEVSGADAVHPGYGFLAENPKFAEIVMASGKVFVGPSAETLELIGDKVKAKEVAKKVGLPLVPGSDGPVDFQKALEVASKIGYPVVIKAAAGGGGRGIRVINNERELREKLPLAMQEAQVAFGDGRVYIEKYLINPKHIEIQVLADKYGKVLTLGERECSIQRRHQKLIEEAPSSYLTEEKRREMEELVADFCREIGYEGAGTVEFLMDQEGNFYFMEMNGRIQVEHPVTEMVYGIDLVEWQIRIARGEKLNIQKPARRGYAIECRINAEDPNTFLPSPGTVEELYLPGGYGVRVDTHLYCGYSVPPYYDSLLAKLICWGQTREEAIKRSIRALEEFRISGNGLKTNIEFHKRVLSSREFQQGKHHIRFVEELMI, encoded by the coding sequence ATGCAAAGCCTTCTTATAGCCAATAGAGGTGAGATAGCGGTTAGGGTCATAAGAACCGCCAAAGAAATGGGCATAAGGACTATAGCCATATACTCAGAGGCGGATGCAAACAGCATGCATGTAAAACTTGCGGACAGGAGCATATGCATAGGACCTCCAGAGCCCTCAAAGAGCTATTTAGACACGCCTAGAATAATGTCCGCCCTTGAGGTCTCAGGTGCAGATGCGGTCCACCCTGGCTACGGCTTTTTGGCAGAAAACCCCAAGTTTGCAGAGATAGTTATGGCAAGTGGCAAGGTCTTTGTGGGTCCTTCTGCAGAAACCCTTGAACTAATCGGTGATAAAGTAAAGGCAAAAGAGGTGGCAAAAAAGGTTGGACTTCCCCTTGTGCCGGGAAGCGATGGACCTGTGGACTTTCAGAAGGCTCTTGAGGTGGCAAGCAAGATAGGTTATCCGGTGGTCATAAAGGCTGCCGCAGGTGGAGGAGGAAGAGGCATAAGAGTTATAAACAACGAAAGGGAGCTGAGAGAAAAGCTACCTTTAGCCATGCAAGAGGCACAAGTAGCCTTTGGAGATGGAAGAGTATACATAGAGAAATATCTCATAAACCCCAAACACATAGAAATACAAGTCCTTGCGGACAAATATGGAAAGGTGCTTACTCTTGGAGAGAGAGAGTGCTCCATCCAAAGAAGACACCAAAAACTCATAGAAGAGGCTCCGAGTTCTTATCTTACAGAAGAAAAGAGAAGAGAAATGGAAGAGCTTGTGGCAGATTTCTGCAGAGAGATAGGATATGAGGGTGCTGGCACGGTGGAGTTTCTTATGGACCAAGAGGGCAACTTTTACTTTATGGAGATGAACGGACGCATACAGGTAGAGCATCCCGTCACGGAGATGGTTTATGGCATAGACTTGGTAGAGTGGCAGATAAGAATAGCAAGGGGTGAAAAATTAAACATACAAAAACCAGCAAGAAGAGGCTACGCCATAGAGTGTAGGATAAATGCGGAAGACCCAAATACCTTTTTACCCTCTCCAGGCACCGTAGAAGAGTTATATCTCCCAGGAGGCTATGGTGTTAGGGTAGACACTCACCTATACTGTGGCTATTCTGTGCCACCCTATTATGACTCTCTCCTTGCCAAGCTCATATGCTGGGGGCAAACAAGAGAAGAGGCTATAAAGAGGTCTATAAGAGCCCTTGAGGAGTTTAGAATATCTGGCAATGGTCTAAAAACCAACATAGAATTTCATAAGAGGGTTCTCTCCAGTAGAGAGTTCCAACAGGGAAAACATCACATAAGGTTTGTAGAAGAGCTTATGATATGA
- a CDS encoding DNA polymerase III subunit — translation MRERFRQFLSRLFYQRRVPASLLLYGKEGIGKRDIAFEFASSLLCLQEKYPPCGECESCYHMEDFKKKKEEELAFYGEDKRGKKVYLYLQGDHPDFIYLKPEKAEIKIDQIRGVKDFVYLKPALSKRKVVLIEPADAMNMQAQNALLKVLEEPPEDTHFLLVANKLQKILPTIKSRSFLLEVPPLSEEELKEKTGIDDPLILELSEGSLEMALKLKEDKELINTAKALLEGNILTLYKKALEVEKWEYERQALLLKVIISLLHKKYLETRQEVYQQSLDKASIGLEYLSKGIKLSLLLFQLRGGVNNVLHKGKVSGHQQGASG, via the coding sequence ATGAGGGAAAGGTTTAGACAATTCTTGAGTAGACTCTTTTACCAAAGACGTGTGCCAGCATCACTTCTACTGTATGGAAAGGAAGGCATAGGAAAAAGGGATATAGCCTTTGAATTTGCAAGTTCTCTTTTGTGTCTACAAGAAAAATACCCACCCTGTGGAGAGTGTGAGTCGTGCTATCATATGGAGGACTTTAAAAAGAAAAAGGAAGAGGAGTTAGCCTTCTACGGAGAGGACAAGAGAGGTAAGAAGGTCTATCTCTACCTCCAAGGAGACCATCCAGACTTTATATACCTCAAGCCAGAAAAGGCTGAGATAAAGATAGACCAAATAAGAGGCGTTAAAGACTTTGTATATCTTAAACCAGCCCTATCTAAAAGAAAGGTGGTTCTTATAGAACCTGCGGATGCTATGAATATGCAAGCACAGAATGCCCTCTTGAAGGTTCTTGAAGAGCCTCCTGAGGATACCCACTTTCTCTTGGTAGCCAACAAGCTCCAAAAAATCCTACCTACCATAAAATCCCGCAGCTTTCTCCTTGAAGTCCCACCCCTGAGCGAAGAAGAATTGAAAGAAAAAACAGGAATAGATGACCCCCTAATCCTTGAACTCTCTGAAGGAAGCCTTGAGATGGCTCTGAAGTTAAAGGAGGACAAAGAGCTAATAAACACCGCAAAGGCTTTGCTTGAAGGAAATATACTTACCCTATACAAAAAAGCCCTTGAGGTGGAAAAGTGGGAATACGAAAGACAAGCCCTGCTTCTAAAAGTTATCATAAGCCTGCTTCACAAAAAATATTTGGAAACAAGGCAAGAGGTCTACCAGCAATCTCTTGACAAAGCGTCTATAGGGTTAGAATATTTAAGCAAGGGCATAAAGTTAAGCCTTTTACTTTTTCAGCTTAGAGGAGGTGTGAATAATGTCTTACATAAAGGCAAAGTTTCAGGACACCAACAAGGTGCTTCAGGTTGA
- a CDS encoding PSP1 domain-containing protein: protein MSYIKAKFQDTNKVLQVEGVWERDVSRGELLVVQSEKGEEVVKVLGTSKEPSSYKAIFLRKAKREDIQRMEENEEKAKEAMEVCKKKIIEHGLDMKLIKTYIPLDKSKIFFYYTSDHRVDFRNLVKDLAKVFKKRIEMRQVGVRDAVQMLGWVGACGDMPCCIRFQEEFQSVSLRDIEEQNLPLSPQKFTGPCGRLMCCLVFERENYLIKSILPEAGSELCYQGKVYKVLQVDPLRWKISLASEDSKREIDLQSILPEGYDRALKHCQACGGCCKKALVENEALAGVEQ from the coding sequence ATGTCTTACATAAAGGCAAAGTTTCAGGACACCAACAAGGTGCTTCAGGTTGAAGGTGTATGGGAAAGGGATGTGTCTCGGGGTGAGCTTCTTGTAGTTCAATCAGAAAAGGGAGAGGAGGTGGTAAAGGTGCTTGGCACTTCAAAGGAGCCATCCTCTTACAAGGCTATATTCCTCAGGAAGGCAAAAAGAGAAGATATACAGAGGATGGAAGAAAACGAAGAGAAAGCCAAGGAGGCAATGGAAGTATGCAAAAAGAAGATAATTGAACATGGACTTGACATGAAGCTCATAAAAACCTACATACCCTTAGACAAGAGTAAGATATTCTTCTACTATACTTCCGACCATAGAGTGGACTTTAGAAACCTCGTAAAGGACCTTGCAAAGGTCTTCAAAAAGAGGATAGAGATGAGGCAGGTAGGAGTAAGGGACGCAGTGCAGATGCTCGGGTGGGTAGGTGCATGCGGAGACATGCCTTGCTGTATAAGATTTCAAGAAGAGTTCCAGTCTGTGTCCTTGCGTGATATAGAGGAGCAGAACCTCCCTCTATCACCCCAGAAGTTTACAGGTCCTTGCGGAAGGCTCATGTGTTGTCTGGTATTTGAAAGGGAAAACTACCTCATAAAGTCCATACTTCCTGAGGCAGGGAGCGAGCTGTGTTATCAAGGTAAGGTATATAAGGTCTTGCAGGTTGACCCCCTAAGGTGGAAGATAAGCCTCGCCTCAGAAGACTCAAAAAGGGAGATAGACCTTCAAAGCATTTTACCAGAGGGCTACGACAGAGCTTTAAAGCATTGTCAAGCCTGCGGTGGTTGCTGTAAGAAAGCTCTGGTGGAAAATGAAGCTCTTGCAGGAGTTGAGCAGTAG
- a CDS encoding radical SAM protein, with the protein MKLLQELSSSLNRLFLFELFDGKRVEAVYYRGDTLCVSTQAGCAIGCPFCLSGKSGLLRNLSAEEIIGQYELLRDRLEIKGIALAGIGEPLMNWEAVEDAFWHFKNLGLRVSFYTTGYPVKKLKELLRLPHNGVSISVHSLRKEVRERLLPYAGSLESLIQTLREELSTMPLRKRKKISLAYLLLKGVNDTEEELKNFAMLVKSFGVSATLLRYNQTVGDFRDVEDWEYEKAFLLLRSYGIRVTLSNRFRKDPLGGCGTLVANRNLTECLECPL; encoded by the coding sequence ATGAAGCTCTTGCAGGAGTTGAGCAGTAGCCTTAACAGGCTATTTCTTTTTGAGCTCTTTGACGGAAAAAGAGTGGAAGCGGTTTACTACAGGGGGGATACCCTCTGTGTATCCACTCAGGCGGGCTGTGCCATAGGTTGTCCCTTCTGCCTTTCTGGCAAAAGTGGTCTTCTTAGAAACCTCTCTGCGGAAGAGATAATAGGGCAGTATGAACTTTTGAGAGATAGGCTTGAAATAAAGGGTATAGCCCTTGCGGGCATAGGTGAACCTCTCATGAACTGGGAAGCGGTAGAGGATGCTTTTTGGCACTTCAAAAACTTAGGTTTAAGAGTGAGCTTTTACACTACAGGATACCCAGTTAAAAAACTCAAAGAACTTCTAAGACTACCTCACAACGGAGTAAGCATATCTGTGCACTCTCTGAGAAAAGAGGTGAGGGAAAGATTGCTTCCTTATGCTGGTAGCTTAGAAAGTCTCATACAAACCTTAAGAGAAGAGCTTTCCACTATGCCCTTGAGGAAAAGAAAAAAGATAAGCCTTGCCTATTTACTGCTTAAGGGAGTAAACGACACTGAAGAGGAATTGAAAAACTTTGCCATGCTCGTAAAATCCTTTGGAGTGAGTGCAACTCTGTTGAGGTATAACCAGACAGTAGGAGACTTTAGAGACGTAGAGGACTGGGAGTATGAGAAAGCCTTTTTGCTTTTGAGGTCTTATGGTATAAGGGTTACGCTCTCCAATAGATTTAGAAAAGACCCTCTTGGAGGATGCGGGACACTTGTAGCAAACAGAAACCTCACAGAGTGTTTAGAATGTCCTTTATAA
- a CDS encoding septal ring lytic transglycosylase RlpA family protein, whose translation MRIAILISLLFFSFALAQDCKVQEGYASWYGGKFHGRKTSSGEVFNKHKFTAASRDYPLGTYLLVRNLSNGEDVVVVVTDRGPAKKSRIIDLSKSAAEKIGMLKQGVAKVQVMPLYCAAGGDELSEEFHEEVIKDILNTL comes from the coding sequence ATGAGAATAGCCATACTTATATCTTTGCTATTTTTTTCTTTTGCCCTCGCTCAAGATTGTAAGGTTCAGGAAGGCTACGCAAGCTGGTATGGCGGAAAGTTTCATGGCAGAAAAACGAGCTCAGGAGAAGTTTTCAATAAGCATAAGTTTACCGCTGCCTCAAGAGATTACCCTCTTGGAACATACCTGTTGGTTAGGAATCTCAGCAACGGAGAGGATGTGGTGGTGGTAGTTACAGACAGAGGACCAGCCAAAAAGAGCAGAATAATAGACCTTTCAAAGTCCGCAGCTGAAAAGATAGGAATGCTAAAACAGGGTGTGGCTAAGGTTCAGGTAATGCCTCTCTACTGTGCGGCAGGGGGTGATGAGCTTAGCGAAGAGTTTCACGAAGAGGTTATAAAGGACATTCTAAACACTCTGTGA
- a CDS encoding acylphosphatase, with product MIALRIYISGIVQGVGYRAFTKRLAHSYALSGWVRNLPDGRVEVFVQGDKDVIWDFLKQLWEGPTAGRVDRMEILKEVPSHEERDFTIRY from the coding sequence ATGATAGCCCTAAGGATTTATATAAGCGGTATAGTGCAGGGAGTGGGCTATAGGGCTTTTACAAAAAGACTGGCTCATAGCTACGCTCTCTCTGGCTGGGTTAGAAACTTACCTGACGGAAGGGTTGAGGTCTTTGTCCAAGGGGACAAAGATGTGATCTGGGATTTTTTGAAACAACTTTGGGAGGGTCCCACTGCGGGAAGGGTTGACCGCATGGAGATCCTCAAGGAGGTGCCAAGCCATGAAGAAAGGGATTTTACTATTAGGTATTAG
- a CDS encoding LysM peptidoglycan-binding domain-containing protein — translation MKKGILLLGISLSLSFALECKNYKVREGDTLEKIAKKEGIDVNSLKSANRGIDERKLRAGQTICIPTKNTQKKTTEKYAIYEVKKGDSLQKIADSFGVDVRSLREINNLKDDRIVEGQKLKIPARAGASARGAQIREYDIYTVRRGGRLEHVSRTTGVPLRELERLNPELRDAWLKPGTQVKMPKGSLKAKAEEERGKPKEKEKYELYTVKKGARLEHVAKATGVPLDDLERLNPELKGKWLRAGTRVKVPVRDTQEAEGKKRKEESYEVYKIKRGGRLRDVAKATGVPLRELERLNPDLKGKFLQAGTRVKLPKRETINAERQSQERGQQVSRREERAVLAEPERETPTTPAPRSLNIPMPVEGKVIKVPKGVEISAPCSSPVRAVEEGKVIYSGGDLQAYGNMVIVEHDSFISLYAHNEVNLVKRGEKVSKGQVIARVGKKNNSEECALRFELRNKEGVPLDPTEYIRDLQ, via the coding sequence ATGAAGAAAGGGATTTTACTATTAGGTATTAGTCTTAGCCTTTCCTTCGCCTTGGAGTGTAAAAACTACAAGGTGAGGGAAGGGGACACTTTGGAAAAGATAGCCAAGAAAGAAGGAATAGATGTAAACAGTCTAAAGTCTGCCAACAGAGGTATTGATGAGAGAAAGCTCAGAGCTGGTCAAACCATATGTATACCAACAAAAAACACACAGAAAAAAACCACAGAAAAGTATGCTATATATGAGGTAAAGAAAGGAGATAGCCTTCAAAAGATAGCGGACAGCTTTGGCGTGGATGTAAGAAGCCTAAGGGAGATTAACAACCTAAAGGATGACAGGATAGTGGAGGGTCAGAAGTTAAAGATTCCCGCAAGGGCAGGTGCTTCTGCAAGAGGCGCACAGATTAGAGAATACGACATCTATACAGTAAGGAGAGGTGGTAGGCTAGAGCATGTTTCAAGGACAACAGGCGTTCCTCTCAGGGAATTAGAGAGGCTAAACCCAGAGCTGAGAGATGCATGGCTAAAACCAGGAACACAGGTAAAGATGCCAAAGGGTAGTTTGAAGGCAAAGGCTGAAGAAGAAAGGGGAAAACCAAAAGAAAAAGAAAAATATGAGCTTTATACTGTCAAGAAAGGTGCAAGGCTGGAGCATGTGGCAAAAGCAACCGGTGTTCCGCTTGACGATTTAGAAAGGCTCAATCCAGAGCTTAAGGGCAAATGGCTTCGAGCTGGGACAAGGGTAAAGGTGCCTGTGAGAGATACTCAAGAAGCGGAAGGAAAGAAAAGAAAAGAAGAATCTTATGAAGTATACAAAATAAAAAGAGGTGGAAGGCTAAGGGATGTTGCCAAAGCGACAGGTGTCCCACTTAGAGAGTTGGAAAGGCTAAACCCAGACCTAAAGGGTAAATTCCTGCAGGCGGGGACAAGGGTAAAGCTACCCAAAAGGGAAACCATAAACGCAGAAAGGCAATCACAAGAAAGAGGACAACAGGTCAGCAGAAGAGAAGAAAGGGCTGTGTTAGCAGAGCCAGAGAGGGAGACACCCACCACCCCTGCACCAAGGAGCTTGAATATACCGATGCCTGTTGAAGGTAAAGTTATCAAAGTGCCAAAAGGCGTAGAGATCTCCGCGCCTTGCTCATCACCCGTAAGAGCAGTTGAAGAGGGTAAGGTCATATATAGCGGTGGTGACCTGCAGGCTTATGGAAACATGGTCATAGTGGAGCATGACAGTTTTATATCCCTTTATGCCCACAATGAGGTTAATCTTGTCAAAAGAGGAGAAAAGGTGAGTAAGGGACAGGTAATAGCAAGGGTTGGTAAAAAGAACAACTCCGAAGAGTGTGCACTGAGATTTGAGCTGAGAAATAAAGAAGGTGTTCCCCTTGACCCAACAGAATACATCAGAGACCTTCAGTGA
- the upp gene encoding uracil phosphoribosyltransferase: MALEIIDHPLLRHKLNLVRDKHTPSERLRSLLEEITLMAMPFILSELPLKTERVETPMGVGSFEFVEEDRFVFVCILRAGLPMLSGALRALPKARAGFLAIKRDEHTLTPEIFYRRLPPLENRHVVVLDPMLATGGTLDLALKETKSMKPKRLLVFNLVASPQGLQRVMSAHPEVDFFLLSLDEGLSPAGYIVPGVGDIGDRLFTEGL, encoded by the coding sequence ATGGCTTTGGAGATTATTGACCATCCACTGCTAAGACATAAACTAAACCTTGTGAGGGACAAGCACACACCCTCTGAGAGGCTCAGAAGCCTCCTTGAGGAGATAACCCTAATGGCTATGCCCTTTATCTTGAGCGAACTTCCACTTAAGACAGAAAGGGTTGAGACGCCTATGGGTGTGGGTAGCTTTGAGTTTGTGGAGGAGGACAGGTTTGTTTTTGTTTGCATACTCAGAGCCGGTCTTCCCATGCTCAGCGGTGCCCTAAGGGCACTGCCAAAGGCAAGGGCGGGCTTTCTTGCCATAAAGAGGGATGAGCATACCCTCACTCCAGAAATCTTCTACAGAAGGCTTCCACCTTTGGAAAACAGACATGTGGTGGTGCTTGACCCCATGCTGGCAACTGGTGGCACCTTAGACCTTGCCTTGAAGGAGACCAAATCTATGAAACCCAAAAGGCTCCTTGTCTTTAACCTTGTCGCTTCCCCTCAGGGACTTCAAAGGGTTATGTCCGCACACCCTGAGGTTGACTTCTTCCTGCTGAGCTTAGATGAGGGGCTTAGCCCTGCGGGCTACATAGTGCCCGGGGTAGGAGACATAGGTGATAGGCTTTTCACTGAAGGTCTCTGA
- a CDS encoding RusA family crossover junction endodeoxyribonuclease, whose product MIELRLSMLPVPKSNRYIRRKGGRVFKPPRVKNWEVRALWEIREQYTGEPLKGKLSVYIELILPNHRRRDIDNMLKSLWDVLEKGGVIKNDSQIYEVRTLKRVVKGQQGTLIRLGEFEHGFGDY is encoded by the coding sequence ATGATAGAGCTGAGGCTTTCTATGCTTCCTGTGCCAAAGAGCAACAGATACATAAGAAGGAAGGGTGGCAGGGTATTTAAACCCCCAAGGGTAAAAAACTGGGAGGTAAGAGCCCTTTGGGAGATAAGAGAGCAATACACGGGCGAGCCACTTAAGGGAAAACTATCTGTTTATATAGAACTTATACTTCCTAACCACAGAAGAAGGGACATAGATAACATGCTCAAAAGCCTGTGGGATGTGTTGGAAAAGGGTGGTGTGATAAAGAATGACAGCCAGATATACGAGGTAAGGACCCTCAAGAGAGTGGTGAAGGGTCAGCAGGGAACCCTTATAAGGCTTGGAGAATTTGAACATGGCTTTGGAGATTATTGA
- a CDS encoding RNA-guided endonuclease InsQ/TnpB family protein, whose protein sequence is MQSSIKRSLLFSLDFSNTGKLSFLENLWHEYQKACQYFVDVGYETKTLPSYKHVKSYPYQTWLSKRYLGCALQQAKAILKSFFSKLKKGKNPQKPLIKKPALKLDSRFYRIEKGRNSFDFWLFLRDPQNQRWIAFPFKSYEYANNYFRDWKLCSDIEILEKNGKWYLKLVFEKEIKLESKKPKGIDIGYKKLIATSEGEIFGKEVKEIIEKRIEPKKQGSKRWKRAKHYLKTEINRILKRVIDGSFSPVLEGLKNLKKGKSGVWSRVVNRRFNHWLYGYVLKRIRELCEVVGVQPYIVPPQYTSRTCPECGYKDKLNRNGEHFKCLRCGYEEDADIVGARNVLMRFTRELIVPLPAKPHLVECFSIG, encoded by the coding sequence ATGCAAAGTAGCATCAAAAGAAGTCTGCTCTTCTCTCTGGATTTTTCAAATACAGGCAAGTTAAGCTTTCTTGAAAACCTCTGGCACGAATATCAAAAGGCATGTCAATACTTTGTAGATGTAGGCTATGAAACTAAAACACTACCTTCCTATAAACATGTTAAAAGCTACCCATACCAAACTTGGTTAAGTAAGAGATATCTTGGTTGTGCTTTACAGCAGGCAAAAGCAATCCTTAAAAGTTTCTTTTCAAAACTTAAAAAAGGTAAAAATCCTCAAAAACCTTTGATAAAAAAGCCTGCCTTAAAACTTGACAGTAGGTTTTACAGGATTGAGAAAGGTAGAAACTCCTTTGACTTTTGGCTCTTCTTGAGAGACCCTCAAAATCAAAGATGGATTGCTTTCCCTTTCAAAAGCTATGAGTATGCTAACAATTACTTTAGAGATTGGAAATTGTGCTCTGATATAGAGATTTTGGAAAAGAACGGTAAGTGGTATTTAAAACTGGTTTTTGAGAAGGAAATTAAACTGGAAAGTAAAAAACCAAAGGGTATAGACATAGGATACAAGAAGTTAATCGCTACATCAGAAGGAGAGATATTTGGTAAAGAGGTGAAAGAGATAATAGAAAAGAGGATAGAACCTAAAAAGCAAGGTTCAAAAAGATGGAAAAGGGCAAAGCACTATTTAAAGACAGAGATAAACAGAATACTCAAGAGGGTGATAGATGGTAGTTTTTCTCCAGTGCTTGAAGGATTAAAGAATTTGAAGAAGGGTAAAAGTGGAGTATGGAGTAGGGTGGTAAACAGGAGGTTTAACCACTGGTTGTATGGGTATGTTCTAAAGAGGATAAGGGAGCTATGTGAGGTAGTTGGCGTCCAGCCCTACATAGTTCCACCACAATACACAAGCAGGACTTGTCCTGAGTGTGGATATAAGGATAAGTTGAACCGTAATGGGGAACATTTCAAGTGCCTACGGTGTGGATATGAGGAAGATGCAGATATCGTAGGTGCAAGGAATGTTCTTATGCGGTTCACAAGGGAGCTTATAGTCCCCTTGCCTGCGAAACCTCATCTTGTGGAATGTTTTTCTATTGGATGA
- a CDS encoding DUF4149 domain-containing protein, whose product MLKFLLFINSLYLGLGSFFSFFIAPTLFRVLQKEQAGAVVERIFPVYFGIGLVVSLTTLFLGFKYGRLIPVLAFFNLLIHAIHIFYVLPTAHSLKLTDYDAFMRWHGIRN is encoded by the coding sequence ATGCTTAAGTTTCTACTCTTTATAAACTCCCTATACCTTGGGCTTGGCTCTTTCTTTAGCTTCTTTATTGCTCCCACTCTTTTTAGGGTGCTTCAAAAGGAACAGGCAGGTGCGGTGGTGGAGAGGATATTTCCCGTATACTTTGGCATAGGGCTTGTGGTTTCTCTGACCACCTTGTTCCTTGGATTTAAATACGGAAGGCTAATCCCTGTCCTTGCCTTCTTTAACCTTCTGATTCATGCCATTCATATCTTTTATGTGCTTCCAACCGCCCATTCCCTGAAGCTCACAGACTATGACGCTTTTATGAGATGGCACGGTATTAGAAACTAA
- the dapA gene encoding 4-hydroxy-tetrahydrodipicolinate synthase, whose amino-acid sequence MFQGSIVALITPFKDGEVDFKALESLIDFHVNNHTDAILVCGTTGESPTLTFEEHERVVEHAVKYANGRIKVIAGTGANATHEAIELTSHAKRVGADACLLVVPYYNKPTQEGLYQHFKTVAEEVDIPIILYNIPSRTGVEIAPETIYRLVKDCPNIVGSKESTPNMDRISELTRLLGENFTILSGDDSLTLPMMALGAKGVISVANNIMPREVKALVDHALKGDFHRARELHYYLFELFKVLFIETNPIPVKTACWALGMCEKEFRLPLCPMKPENEEKLIQTLKKYKLPVVRDA is encoded by the coding sequence ATGTTTCAGGGTTCAATCGTCGCTCTCATAACACCCTTTAAGGACGGAGAGGTTGATTTTAAAGCCCTTGAGAGCCTAATAGACTTTCATGTGAACAACCACACGGATGCTATTTTAGTGTGCGGGACAACTGGAGAGTCTCCTACTCTTACCTTTGAAGAGCATGAGAGGGTAGTGGAGCATGCGGTCAAGTATGCTAACGGAAGGATAAAGGTAATTGCAGGCACGGGTGCAAACGCCACTCATGAAGCCATAGAGCTCACATCTCATGCAAAAAGGGTGGGTGCGGATGCCTGCCTTCTTGTGGTCCCCTACTACAACAAGCCCACTCAGGAGGGACTATACCAGCACTTTAAGACAGTGGCGGAAGAGGTAGATATTCCCATAATCCTCTACAACATACCCTCAAGGACTGGTGTGGAGATAGCCCCCGAGACCATCTACAGGCTTGTCAAGGACTGCCCCAACATAGTAGGGTCAAAGGAATCTACGCCCAACATGGACAGGATTTCCGAGCTTACGAGGCTTCTGGGAGAGAACTTTACTATCCTTTCGGGTGATGACTCTTTGACGCTTCCCATGATGGCTTTGGGTGCAAAGGGCGTTATATCCGTTGCTAATAACATAATGCCGAGGGAGGTTAAAGCCCTCGTGGACCATGCCCTTAAGGGCGATTTCCATAGGGCAAGGGAACTGCACTATTACCTTTTTGAGCTCTTTAAGGTGCTCTTCATAGAGACAAACCCCATTCCTGTAAAGACCGCCTGCTGGGCTCTTGGTATGTGTGAAAAGGAATTCAGACTTCCCCTTTGTCCCATGAAGCCAGAAAACGAAGAGAAACTTATACAAACTCTTAAAAAATATAAACTTCCTGTGGTAAGGGATGCTTAA
- a CDS encoding 4a-hydroxytetrahydrobiopterin dehydratase: MSDERELRVYSQQEIEEKLKELPLWRYEKGCILRDFETKNWKETVFLFNAIASLAEAHWHHPDAEVSFKRLRVKFTTHEVNGITDRDFELAKEIEKISSLLLKR; the protein is encoded by the coding sequence ATGTCAGACGAAAGAGAACTGAGAGTTTACTCACAACAAGAGATTGAAGAAAAACTTAAAGAGCTTCCCCTCTGGCGTTATGAAAAGGGATGCATATTAAGGGACTTTGAAACCAAGAACTGGAAGGAGACTGTCTTTCTCTTTAATGCAATTGCAAGTCTTGCGGAAGCCCACTGGCATCATCCAGACGCAGAGGTGAGCTTTAAGAGGCTGAGGGTCAAGTTCACCACCCATGAAGTCAATGGTATAACAGACAGAGACTTTGAGCTTGCCAAAGAGATAGAAAAAATCTCTTCCCTTTTGCTAAAAAGGTGA